Genomic window (Verrucomicrobiia bacterium):
TGGCCGCCGTTTTGGGGCATGAAATCGGCCACGTGGACGGGCGGCACGCCGTCCGCCAGATGCAGCCGATCGTGGGGATTTCGGCCATCGAAGCGCTCGCCTTCGGCGACAAGAGCCCCGCCGCCAGGCAGGCTTTAAACGTGGTTTTGGGAATCGCTTTGACCGGCTACGGCCGGGGGCATGAGCTGGAGGCGGACCAATTCGGTTTGATCTATATGCAGCGGGCCGGCTACGACCCGAGCGGGACTGTGCGGATGTTCACCAAACTCGGGGGACAGGGGGAGCGGGAGCGGAACGTTTTTGAAAAACTTTCCGCTTCCCACCCGGAAACAAAAGAGCGGATTGCCAAGCTGGAAGCCGAGATAAAAAAGCTCCCTTCCGGCGGCAAGACCGGCCGGGAAACGTATCAACGGATGAAAAAACGGCTTCCCGAATAAGGAGGTGCCGATGAAAAAGCTCTGTTTCGGTTTTATTCTTTTTGGTTTCTTCTGGATGGGGGGCGTCCCCTCGATGGCCAAGGAGAAGCGCAAGACCGGTGTGCTCTCCAAAACAACCTTCACCGATTCGGCCTTCGGCTACACCACCTCCTTCCCCCCCCTCTGGAAATCCAAGGTGAAGGACGAGCCCTCGCTCGTGCGCTTGACCTTGGAAAAAAACGACGTGCAAATCAACCCCCGCTTTTCCTTGGAACGCTCCAATGCCGGGACCCGCCCCCGTTTTTTGATTCTGGCCGACACCACCTCCCACATTCTGGACGATTTCGTCAAGCTGCTTTTCGGAGATCGTCCCTGGAAGCGGAGGGGGGAATATTTGAAGGCATTGGACTGGAGGCCCTTGGACGAGGAGTTGGACCGCCGGCGGGTGACGGTGGCGGGCCAGCCGGGAATGCAAATCAGCTTTGCCCGGGACATGACCGCTTATTTTGCGGAAACCAGCGAAACCACCTCCGGAATGGAGTTCCGCGCCGAGGTGGTCACCGTTTTCAAAAAAGAAAACCGAATCTACACCACCGTTTTATTCTCATCCAAATTTTTTCTGGAGAGCAACGCCAAGGATGTGCTGCCGGTTTTTGCGGACTGGAAGTTTTTGGAGGAAGCGCCGGCCGTGGAAGCGGCGCCGAAGGATAACTGATCGGTTTTCAAGCCAAACAAAAGCCCCTCTTTCCCGCATGGGAAGAGGGGCTTTTTAATTCAGGGTTGAGCTACGCCCGCGCCGGCGCCGGCTTTGCCCAGGACACTTTCCCGAACAGGGCCGCCAGCAGGATGAAGGCATTGAAATACATCAAATCGGAGGCCAGCGTGTTGCGGAAGAAGGGAAGCGCGGCAAGAAAGCACTGCGCCAGCCCCGACGCCGTCGGCGGATACAGCGAGCCGGACGCCC
Coding sequences:
- a CDS encoding M48 family metallopeptidase; amino-acid sequence: MTRFPLGPILYGMNAELSARIPVRLLFGLFFVFGLACATTGPGGKKSLIFIDGGTEVSLGKQAEKQVLTQSKVLADTVWQNYVSRVGQSLAAHSERKDVQYTFTVLESKEINAFALPGGPLYIYTGLLKLMEDEAELAAVLGHEIGHVDGRHAVRQMQPIVGISAIEALAFGDKSPAARQALNVVLGIALTGYGRGHELEADQFGLIYMQRAGYDPSGTVRMFTKLGGQGERERNVFEKLSASHPETKERIAKLEAEIKKLPSGGKTGRETYQRMKKRLPE